The Candidatus Woesearchaeota archaeon region ATTAAAAATGAAACAGGTAAAGACCTATCTGATATAGAATTAAATATCTCTTGCGACAATCAGAGTTTAATTCTTGTTTCTCACGGTAGAAATGTAAATAGCATTAAAGAACTTGAGTTTACAGAAAAATATTCAGAAATAATAAATAATAATAATCCTAATGACGCTACATATATTTATACTAGAAGGGATTACGTTATTCCAGTAATTAACAGAGGGGACACCATTGAAATAACTTTATTAACAACTAATTATGCAAAGCAAAAGCCATTTTTGTTTGTTACAACAGAACATAAAGGTGTTAAACTAAAATATTACATTGAACAGATTAAACTAATGGGTGTTTCGCAATCGCATAGCACAATAATTGGATTAATTACATCTCTTATTATTTGTACACCAATATATTACTTCATAGACAGTAAATTATTAATTATAGTACTAATCCTTCTAAATGGGTGGATTTCTTCGCTTTATGGAGTAATAATATTAAAAACAAGTAATTGGTTGAAAAGGATAATTGAGTAAAAAAATGAAACTATAGTTAAGATATTCTGAATATAAAAAATGAATTTTAAAAGCATTTTATGGAAAGTTTAAAATACATATTATCAATTATTTCAGGAGGTATTTTACTAGAAGTGCTCAAACTTTTTTACCCTGACATAAAAAACATATTTAACAGAAAAATTGAAGCGAAAAAAATATTCAACAAACACTCTGACACAATTTTAAAATCAGCAGATGAACTATTTGGTAAAATTTATTCTCTTGCTAAAGAGGACTTTCAACTATTTACAAAATATAATAAGGATAAAGATGAAATGAATAAAATTTATGTACTTTACTTGTTTGCAAGTTTTTGGGCTAGCTTAAGTATATTAAAAAAAGAAAGTAGTTATTTTCATCTTGCTAGAATAAAAAAAGGAGAGAGATTGTTGTGTTTTGTTACTTCCTATGAATCGAAAAAGAATCGGATTTTAGATAGGTCTTATCAAAGAGCAATTGGGGAATCAGTTGTTCAAAAGGATAACTCTAATTATCAAATAATGTCTTTATTTGAATTCACGAATGAATATAATAATGAGGATTCGAACCTAAGAAAAGTAATTACTCCCTTAGAAAAATCATTATTTTTAACAGGTGATAAAACCCATCGTCAAAAAATTCTTCTTTTTGGAATAATTATTCAATCGTTAATTGATTTCTTAGATAGAAAACATAATGTTGTTCGAAACAGGGAACCATATATTAATAAACTTAGTTTAAAAACAAAGGGTGAGTTAAAAAATAGGATTTTTAATCATTATTTGACATTTGTTAAAAATGCTAGTATATACTATAAAAAACGACCTCCCGCCAAGTATGATTTGCAATTACTCGCAAAAAGCCTTTTTGGGAGAGTCCGTATCTTAAATAGATAAACTTTATCTTTAATTCTCAAAGATAACACTTTTATAATAATGAATCAAGTTTTTTATAAACTATTGCTATATAATTAACAAGTGTAAGTCTGAAATAATTAATAAAAAGGGAGAGAAAATGTTAAATAAATAAAAACGTTTGCCAACAAGGGGTGTAGCCAATGTGGGTTGATACTGGGACTTCGGAGCGGTTTCGCCCGCTCGGGCGTTTTCGTCGGGGGACGAAAACGTAACACGCTCTCCCACACTTGCCACACCCTCAGCCGTTGGGCAAAATAATGAGAGAAAACTATGGATAAAAATAAAAATACTGATAAAATGAATAAAATGAATCTAGAAAAAGACCTTGCAAAGTTAATGGAAGAAATTAAGAGGCAAGGATTTGAAACTACGGACGAGATTAACGATTTCTTAAAAAATTTGCAGGGACAAAGCCTAGATGAACTACCTGAAAGAACTGATAAAAAAGGTCGCTCACAGGATTTAGTTTTTGATGCTTACGAACAACCTGTTTCAAAAGGAAAGAAATTAGTTAAACAGGCTCTGGAACTTGACCCAAATAATGCAGATGCTTATAATTATCTTGCAAGTTTAGAAAAGGACATTGACAAGGCAATATCAATGTTTGAAAAAGCAATTAAAGCTGGCGAAAAGACTCTTGGAAAGACATTTTTCAAAGAAGAAAAAGGAAATTTCTGGGGGATGATTGAAACACGACCTTATATGCGAGCTAAAGCAGGTCTTGCAGACTGTTTTTATGTCAAAAATGAAGTTGATAA contains the following coding sequences:
- a CDS encoding tetratricopeptide repeat protein, producing the protein MDKNKNTDKMNKMNLEKDLAKLMEEIKRQGFETTDEINDFLKNLQGQSLDELPERTDKKGRSQDLVFDAYEQPVSKGKKLVKQALELDPNNADAYNYLASLEKDIDKAISMFEKAIKAGEKTLGKTFFKEEKGNFWGMIETRPYMRAKAGLADCFYVKNEVDKAIEIYEEMLELNPNDNQGIRYLLSTLLLSKEDLSRFVGFIKNSEEEDCAVWNYNNALYQFKISGKTTKSDKELLKAYKSNKFVIDYMLGVKEMPNELPRYIGIGDENEAISYVNGAWTIWEKTEGALDWLYEFKQNRMNLN